In Limnohabitans sp. INBF002, one genomic interval encodes:
- a CDS encoding BrnT family toxin has product MNFEWDEAKSDACFDERGFDFAYAAQAFFDPKRLIRADLRHSYGEERFQLLGAIDLRIFVVVYTPRPQATRIISARKANAREVKHYENGTHED; this is encoded by the coding sequence ATGAATTTCGAATGGGATGAAGCCAAAAGCGATGCTTGTTTTGACGAACGCGGTTTTGACTTTGCCTATGCGGCCCAAGCTTTCTTCGACCCGAAGCGCCTCATCCGCGCAGACCTGCGGCACAGCTACGGTGAAGAACGCTTTCAGTTGCTAGGCGCAATCGACTTGCGGATATTTGTGGTGGTCTATACACCTCGCCCGCAAGCCACACGCATCATCTCAGCTCGTAAAGCCAATGCACGAGAGGTCAAGCACTATGAAAACGGTACGCATGAAGATTGA
- a CDS encoding helix-turn-helix domain-containing protein yields MKTVRMKIEPNTPSTKRMGRVNTAKLDATTETQIAQHAAQDDAAAMQDAAKFARRVRRRLGFSQAEFATRIDVSLETIRNWEQGKRSPTGAAKALLKVLDKAPEAALAALH; encoded by the coding sequence ATGAAAACGGTACGCATGAAGATTGAACCCAACACCCCCAGCACCAAACGCATGGGTCGGGTGAACACGGCCAAGCTTGACGCCACCACAGAAACTCAAATCGCACAGCACGCGGCACAAGACGATGCAGCAGCCATGCAAGACGCTGCCAAATTTGCACGCCGCGTACGCCGCCGCTTGGGCTTTAGCCAAGCCGAATTTGCCACGCGTATTGATGTGTCGTTAGAAACCATCCGCAACTGGGAACAAGGCAAGCGCAGCCCAACGGGTGCAGCCAAGGCCTTGCTCAAAGTGTTGGACAAAGCACCAGAGGCAGCGCTGGCGGCGTTGCATTAA